A region from the Streptomyces sp. 3214.6 genome encodes:
- a CDS encoding DUF3050 domain-containing protein, with amino-acid sequence MSRYDWNLTHEGIERARSVIEPARKEVTAHPIYQRIGTRDDMATFMAHHVFAVWDFMSLLKSLQRDLTCVDVPWVPRGSEVSRRLINDIVLVEESDELNGGFTSHYELYRAGMDEAGADTSRIDTFLALVGEGHDVSSALRVAQVPAPAAEFVRTTFEIIADRPLHCRAAAFAFSREDLIPDMFDQVIKKEGTDRFPLFCDYLARHIEVDGEEHTPMAMQMVADLCGTDDTHWQEAVETATLALEARTRLWDGITEAMA; translated from the coding sequence ATGTCCAGGTACGACTGGAATCTGACCCATGAGGGAATCGAAAGGGCTCGTTCCGTGATCGAACCCGCCCGAAAAGAAGTCACCGCCCACCCCATTTACCAGCGGATCGGCACCCGGGACGACATGGCGACGTTCATGGCGCACCACGTGTTCGCCGTCTGGGACTTCATGTCCCTGCTCAAGTCGCTCCAGCGCGACCTCACCTGCGTCGACGTCCCCTGGGTACCGCGCGGCTCGGAGGTGAGCCGGCGGCTCATCAACGACATCGTCCTCGTCGAGGAGAGCGACGAGCTGAACGGCGGCTTCACCAGCCACTACGAGCTGTACCGCGCGGGCATGGACGAGGCAGGCGCCGACACCTCCCGCATCGACACGTTCCTCGCGCTGGTCGGCGAGGGCCACGATGTGTCCTCGGCGCTGCGGGTCGCCCAAGTCCCGGCCCCCGCCGCCGAGTTCGTGCGCACCACCTTCGAGATCATCGCCGACCGGCCGCTGCACTGCCGGGCCGCCGCCTTCGCCTTCTCCCGGGAGGACCTCATCCCGGACATGTTCGACCAGGTGATCAAGAAGGAGGGCACCGACCGGTTCCCACTCTTCTGCGACTACCTCGCCCGGCACATCGAGGTCGACGGCGAGGAGCACACTCCCATGGCCATGCAGATGGTGGCCGACCTGTGCGGCACCGACGACACCCACTGGCAGGAGGCCGTCGAGACCGCGACTCTCGCACTGGAGGCGCGAACCCGCCTGTGGGACGGCATCACCGAGGCGATGGCCTGA
- the pabB gene encoding aminodeoxychorismate synthase component I produces MKTLLIDNYDSYTYNLFQLIAEVNGEEPVVILNDAPADSIPDLAEFDNVVVSPGPGHPAKARDFGISARVLAGSTVPVLGVCLGHQGIAHGAGALVAPAPEPRHGYLSAVRHDGRDLFQGLPQNFTAVRYHSLAVREPLPDGLQATAWAEDGVLMGLRHRERPLWGVQFHPESVLTEYGHRMLVNFRNLTAERARKLRTKNTAVPPTEAAIPSRAPAVATVPIPRPRRSGGPAHRLHTRRIAEAIDAEAAFTRMHSASPRAFWLDSSRVEPGLSRFSFFGDDSGPLAEFVRYDVETGTCEIERAGRPTRKVRAGVFDYLKRQLANRRVDATGLPFDFTGGYVGYFGYETKADCGSPNAHRSATPDACWLFADRLIAVDHEQGFTYAVCVAEDTPQATREATEWLESTLAQLTSLPTETDRPAPPRAHAEAAEPDLGEVEPWLVRDRATYLADIEACKRELAAGTSYEICLTNAARLPAPDDAYAFYRVLRRVNPAPYASYLRFGDLDVVGSSPERFLRITRDGIAEAKPIKGTAPRGADPREDALLRDALAADAKTRAENLMIVDLLRNDLGRVCRTGTVRVSRLMATETYATVHQLVSTVGGRLRQGTDAVDCVRACFPGGSMTGAPKLRTLEIIDELETEARGVYSGALGYLGCSGGADLNIVIRTAVLADGLLQLGAGGAIVLDSDPVAEYDEMLLKTAAQMRALREHTAARTRVPSQATKAAEAQVSALRRAGARTGKRGARPESPEPGPAVGTVKEDTR; encoded by the coding sequence GTGAAGACTCTGCTCATCGACAATTACGACTCGTACACGTACAACCTGTTCCAGCTGATCGCCGAGGTCAACGGCGAGGAACCGGTCGTGATCCTCAATGACGCCCCCGCGGACTCGATTCCCGATCTTGCGGAATTCGACAACGTGGTGGTGTCGCCGGGTCCGGGGCACCCGGCGAAGGCGCGTGACTTCGGCATCAGCGCCCGGGTGCTCGCCGGGTCCACGGTGCCGGTGCTCGGGGTCTGCCTCGGCCACCAGGGCATCGCGCACGGGGCGGGCGCCCTGGTGGCACCCGCCCCGGAGCCCCGGCACGGGTATCTGTCGGCCGTCCGGCACGACGGGCGCGACCTGTTCCAGGGGCTGCCGCAGAACTTCACCGCGGTCCGCTACCACTCGCTGGCCGTGCGCGAGCCGCTGCCCGACGGCCTGCAGGCCACGGCCTGGGCGGAGGACGGCGTCCTGATGGGGCTGCGGCACCGCGAACGGCCGCTGTGGGGCGTGCAGTTCCACCCGGAGTCGGTGCTCACCGAGTACGGCCACCGGATGCTGGTGAACTTCCGCAACCTCACCGCCGAGCGGGCCCGCAAGCTGCGGACGAAGAACACCGCGGTCCCGCCGACCGAGGCGGCGATACCGAGCCGAGCCCCCGCGGTGGCGACCGTCCCGATCCCGCGTCCGCGCCGGTCCGGCGGCCCCGCCCACCGGCTGCACACCCGCCGCATCGCCGAGGCGATCGACGCGGAGGCCGCCTTCACGCGGATGCACTCCGCCTCACCGCGGGCGTTCTGGCTGGACAGCTCCCGGGTCGAGCCGGGGCTCTCCCGGTTCTCGTTCTTCGGTGACGACAGCGGTCCGCTCGCCGAGTTCGTCCGCTACGACGTCGAGACCGGGACGTGCGAGATCGAGCGGGCCGGACGGCCGACGCGCAAGGTCAGGGCCGGCGTCTTCGACTATCTCAAGCGGCAGCTGGCCAACCGCCGGGTCGACGCCACCGGGCTGCCCTTCGACTTCACCGGCGGCTACGTCGGCTACTTCGGCTACGAGACGAAGGCCGACTGCGGCTCCCCGAACGCGCACCGCTCCGCCACCCCGGACGCCTGCTGGCTCTTCGCCGACCGACTGATCGCGGTGGACCACGAGCAGGGCTTCACCTACGCGGTCTGCGTCGCAGAGGACACCCCGCAGGCCACCCGGGAGGCCACGGAGTGGCTGGAGAGCACCCTCGCCCAGCTCACCTCGCTGCCCACGGAGACCGACCGGCCGGCTCCCCCGCGCGCGCACGCCGAGGCGGCCGAGCCCGACCTCGGCGAGGTCGAGCCGTGGCTGGTGCGGGACCGGGCGACGTATCTCGCGGACATCGAGGCCTGCAAGCGGGAACTCGCGGCGGGCACCAGCTACGAGATCTGTCTGACCAACGCCGCCCGTTTACCCGCTCCGGACGACGCGTACGCCTTCTACCGGGTGCTGCGCCGCGTCAACCCGGCCCCGTACGCCTCCTATCTGCGGTTCGGCGACCTCGACGTGGTCGGCTCCTCGCCCGAGCGGTTCCTGCGGATCACCCGGGACGGCATCGCCGAGGCCAAGCCCATCAAGGGCACCGCACCGCGCGGCGCGGATCCCCGGGAGGACGCCCTGCTCAGGGACGCGCTCGCGGCGGACGCCAAGACCCGCGCCGAGAACCTGATGATCGTCGACCTGCTCCGCAACGACCTGGGGCGGGTCTGCCGGACCGGGACCGTGCGCGTCTCCCGGCTCATGGCCACCGAGACGTACGCGACCGTGCACCAGCTCGTGTCCACCGTCGGGGGGCGGCTGCGCCAGGGCACCGACGCGGTGGACTGCGTGCGCGCCTGCTTCCCCGGCGGGTCGATGACCGGCGCGCCAAAGCTGCGCACGCTGGAGATCATCGACGAGCTGGAGACCGAGGCGCGCGGCGTGTACTCGGGGGCCCTCGGCTACCTGGGGTGCAGCGGCGGCGCCGACCTCAACATCGTCATCCGCACCGCCGTCCTGGCCGACGGCCTCCTGCAGCTGGGCGCGGGCGGCGCGATCGTCCTCGACTCCGACCCGGTCGCCGAGTACGACGAGATGCTCCTGAAGACGGCCGCCCAGATGCGGGCCCTGCGGGAGCACACGGCGGCCCGGACGCGGGTGCCGTCGCAGGCGACGAAGGCGGCCGAGGCCCAGGTGAGCGCGCTGCGCCGGGCCGGGGCCAGAACCGGGAAGCGCGGAGCGCGCCCCGAGTCCCCGGAGCCCGGCCCCGCTGTGGGCACCGTGAAGGAGGACACCCGATGA
- a CDS encoding glycine hydroxymethyltransferase, with product MSEQQPLSTESTAFRAALDVIRAVEPRVADAIGQEVHDQREMLKLIASENYASPATLLAMGNWLSDKYAEGTVGRRFYAGCRNVDTVEALAAEHARELFGARHAYVQPHSGIDANLVAFWAVLADRVEAPFLEKTGARQVNDLSEADWATLRQAFGNQRMLGMSLDAGGHLTHGFRPNISGKMFDQRSYGTDPATGLIDYEALRASARDFKPMIIVAGYSAYPRLVNFRIMREIADEVGATLMVDMAHFAGLVAGKVLTGDFDPVPHAQIVTTTTHKSLRGPRGGMVLCDDSLKDQVDRGCPMVLGGPLPHVMAAKAVALAEARQPSFQDYAQRIVDNSRALAEGLMSRGATLVTGGTDNHLNLIDVASSYGLTGRQAEAALLDSGIVTNRNAIPADPNGAWYTSGIRIGTPALTTRGLGTAEMDEVAALIDRVLTTTEPGTTKSGAPSKASHVLDVKVSDEISQRATDLVAGFPLYPEINLG from the coding sequence ATGTCCGAGCAGCAGCCCCTCTCCACCGAGTCCACCGCCTTCCGTGCGGCTCTCGACGTGATCCGTGCGGTCGAGCCGCGTGTCGCCGACGCCATCGGCCAGGAGGTCCACGACCAGCGCGAGATGCTCAAGCTGATCGCCTCCGAGAACTACGCCTCCCCGGCCACGCTCCTCGCGATGGGCAACTGGCTCAGCGACAAGTACGCCGAGGGCACCGTCGGCCGCCGCTTCTACGCCGGCTGTCGCAATGTGGACACGGTCGAGGCCCTGGCCGCCGAGCATGCCCGCGAGCTGTTCGGCGCCCGCCACGCCTATGTCCAGCCGCACTCCGGCATCGACGCCAACCTGGTGGCCTTCTGGGCTGTCCTCGCCGACCGTGTCGAGGCGCCCTTCCTGGAGAAGACCGGCGCCCGCCAGGTCAACGACCTCTCCGAGGCCGACTGGGCCACGCTGCGCCAGGCCTTCGGCAACCAGCGCATGCTCGGCATGTCCCTGGACGCCGGCGGCCACCTCACCCACGGCTTCCGCCCGAACATCTCCGGCAAGATGTTCGACCAGCGCTCCTACGGCACGGACCCGGCGACCGGCCTGATCGACTACGAGGCTCTGCGCGCCTCAGCGCGTGACTTCAAGCCGATGATCATCGTCGCCGGTTACTCCGCGTACCCCCGTCTGGTGAATTTCCGGATCATGCGGGAGATCGCCGACGAGGTCGGCGCGACCCTGATGGTCGACATGGCGCACTTCGCGGGTCTGGTCGCGGGCAAGGTCCTGACCGGCGACTTCGACCCGGTTCCGCACGCGCAGATCGTGACGACCACCACCCACAAGTCCTTGCGCGGCCCGCGCGGCGGCATGGTCCTGTGCGACGACTCCCTCAAGGACCAGGTCGACCGCGGCTGCCCGATGGTCCTCGGTGGCCCGCTCCCGCACGTCATGGCCGCCAAGGCCGTCGCCCTCGCGGAGGCCCGTCAGCCCTCCTTCCAGGACTACGCCCAGCGCATCGTCGACAACTCCCGCGCGCTGGCCGAGGGGCTGATGAGCCGGGGCGCGACCCTCGTCACCGGCGGCACGGACAATCACCTGAACCTGATCGACGTCGCCTCCTCCTACGGCCTCACCGGCCGCCAGGCCGAGGCCGCGCTGCTCGATTCGGGCATCGTCACCAACCGCAACGCCATCCCCGCCGACCCGAACGGCGCCTGGTACACCTCCGGTATCCGCATCGGCACCCCTGCCCTGACCACGCGCGGCCTGGGGACGGCCGAGATGGACGAGGTGGCGGCCCTGATCGACCGTGTCCTCACCACCACCGAGCCGGGCACGACGAAGTCGGGCGCCCCCTCCAAGGCTTCTCACGTCCTGGACGTGAAGGTTTCGGACGAGATCTCGCAGCGGGCTACGGACCTGGTCGCGGGCTTCCCCCTGTACCCGGAGATCAACCTCGGCTGA
- a CDS encoding glutathionylspermidine synthase family protein: MRRHTIEPRPDWQRTVEEQGLVYPLTRHPDGLLRPYWDESAYYAFTLDEVEALEETVEELHEMCLAAAAHLVDSDRLADLGITDPRIAAAVAEAWRRRAELPSVYGRFDLRYDGAGPAKLLEYNADTPTSLVEAASPQWFWMEERFPGADQWNSLHERLVAAWKKQAALLPPGSPLHFAHSSADELGEDLMTVAYLKETAEQAGLDTDWISMEEIGWDPLSGRFVDQQLRFIRSCFKLYPWEWLTTDRFGGHVLDTLDNGGGTGSTMWIEPAWKMLLSNKALLAVLWELYPGHPNLLPAYLDGPRELAATTGYVAKPLLGREGAGVTVHEPGVAPAALRTDEPCCYQKLAPLPAFDGNHVVLGAWVVEDESAGLGIRESSGLITDEYARFLPHVIL, translated from the coding sequence ATGCGACGTCACACCATCGAACCCCGCCCCGACTGGCAGCGCACCGTCGAGGAACAGGGTCTCGTCTATCCCCTGACCCGCCACCCCGACGGCCTTCTGCGCCCCTACTGGGACGAGAGCGCGTACTACGCGTTCACTCTCGACGAGGTCGAGGCGCTGGAGGAGACCGTCGAGGAACTCCACGAGATGTGCCTGGCGGCGGCCGCGCACCTGGTCGACTCCGACCGTCTCGCCGACCTCGGCATCACCGACCCGCGCATCGCGGCGGCGGTCGCCGAGGCCTGGCGCCGACGCGCCGAGCTCCCTTCCGTCTACGGCCGGTTCGACCTCCGCTACGACGGCGCCGGCCCGGCGAAACTCCTGGAGTACAACGCCGACACCCCCACCTCCCTCGTGGAGGCCGCCTCCCCCCAGTGGTTCTGGATGGAGGAGCGCTTCCCCGGCGCCGACCAGTGGAACTCCCTCCATGAACGCCTCGTCGCCGCCTGGAAGAAACAGGCCGCCCTGCTCCCGCCCGGCAGCCCGCTGCACTTCGCGCACTCCTCCGCCGACGAACTCGGCGAGGACCTCATGACGGTCGCCTATCTCAAGGAGACCGCCGAGCAGGCAGGTCTGGACACCGACTGGATCTCCATGGAGGAGATCGGCTGGGACCCCCTGTCCGGCCGCTTCGTCGACCAGCAACTCCGCTTCATCCGCAGCTGCTTCAAGCTGTACCCCTGGGAGTGGCTCACCACCGACCGCTTCGGCGGTCACGTCCTCGACACCCTCGACAACGGCGGCGGCACCGGCTCCACGATGTGGATCGAGCCGGCCTGGAAGATGCTGCTCAGCAACAAGGCGCTCCTGGCCGTCCTGTGGGAGCTGTACCCCGGCCACCCCAACCTCCTGCCCGCCTACCTCGACGGTCCCCGCGAACTGGCGGCCACGACCGGCTACGTCGCCAAGCCGCTGCTGGGCCGCGAGGGCGCCGGCGTCACGGTCCACGAACCGGGCGTCGCCCCGGCCGCCCTGCGCACCGACGAACCCTGCTGCTACCAGAAGTTGGCGCCGCTGCCCGCCTTCGACGGCAACCACGTCGTCCTCGGCGCCTGGGTCGTCGAGGACGAGTCGGCGGGCCTCGGCATTCGTGAGTCCTCCGGCCTGATCACAGACGAGTACGCCCGCTTCCTTCCCCACGTGATCCTTTAG